The stretch of DNA tcacCGTGCTGAGCGAACGGGATGTCGTCCTCCACGAAGGGCTCGAAGTCGTCCCGGTGTTTCTCCATGAACTCCACCGTCTCGCACCGCAGGCGCAGGTGACCCCGCGAGTGACCCTCCAGCTGGTCGcccagagcccggaacagacaGTTCCTAAGACCAGCACAAACCAAGAGCCATCAGGACACCCACACTGGCTCCTGGACAGGCAGGCAAGCACACAGAGGGAGACGAGCAGAAAGGGAGTGGCATTCGTACCCATCTCCAGGCACCTCTCGGAGCTTCAGCCCCAACACCTGCAGCTGATTACTGAAGCTCACAAACTCCTCCCCCTGCTCCTCCCCCGGGGGGCGGTTCTTCCTGTCCTTGGCCAATGCCCTGCGAGCTGCCCGCTCGTCCCGCTTCCTCTCCACGTCACACTTCCTGTTCCCGCGACCCGCCTTGGCCGACTGTTTCCGGGACATGAGGGCTGCTGGACACGCCGGCTGCGCCAGAGGGTCGCCACGGACACACGCACACCCAGACCCTCACAGCGCTCAGCCCTCTGGTCCACAGGGGCTCAGCCTGTCCGTCAGGGTCACGCCAGGCACTGccggagaggggagagaggttCATGAAGACCCAGAAATACACACAATACATCGCCACCACTGAGAGACTACCAATGaatggctacattactctgctctcctccccactgagagctgatgtgtggtgagcgttctggcgcactatggctgccgtcgcatcatccaggtggatgctgcacattggtggtggtggaggggagtccccattacctgtaaaagcgctttgagtggagtgtccagaaaagcgctatataagtgtaagcaattattattattattaacccctCATCCACAGCACTCCTGTGACACTGTGATAATACTCTCTCAAGGCCCAGACACCACACTGCCAGGGCATGGAGCGATATTGTGTTAGGCGCTATATCACTTGAGTAATGAGTCAGAGTAGGTGAAAAATAAGACAGCAATAaaaatcatccaggtggggctgcacactgggggtgtggaggggatccccattgcctgtaaagcgctttgagtggagtgtccagaaaagcgctacatacgtgtaagcaattattattattataattaataaaaataacgaTGCCAGTAACAGTGTACCTTGTCCAGCCCCGTCAGAACAGCTCGCATAACTTGACAACAATAGCTCTGTTTATGTCTCCAACAGCGCTCCTAAAAGTGGATGATTGTAAAGACGATACTGACGACACCAATCGAGCCCCTGTGTCGCGTCCTAGTGTTGTGTAGAGACTGACGCGTGTTTATTTTCAACCAGTACCTCCGCAACACCAGCGCTTCCGGCTTCCGGCTTCCGGTTTCGTAGTAAGGTATCCTCCGAGGTCCAAACCGTACTCTGCGGTACCGaaatttgcctttttaattcgatttttttaaaaagtaatcggAGTACTTACTGGTAGTACACATTAAATATACTTTTGCTCTAATTTCTTTCTCCCGTTTTCCCTTGCTCTCGTCACGTCTGACGTAACTGAATTACTTTACTTATTTATGGTTTGTGATAAAACTGCCCAGAAATACATTGGAATTAAATACATAACACACACCTACAcaacactcacagacacatacTGAGTTATACTTACACAAAGATACTCACACATCCATAGCTGTACTTATGCACACAGAGACACGTGCTCATGcttaaaacaatttcaaattCAAAGAACTTTATTAGCACGACCACTGATAACAGTTTTGTCAAGGCAATAACGATTAACAAGACTTTAACAAACAATTGCAACAATAATATGGTGAATTCCTCTTACTGGCTCCTCCCTCCTTTCTCAATTTAATTCAAGCAGCTCCATTGGCATGACGATGAATTACGGTTCTGCCAAAGCAGATACAATCAACACAACatgtacagacatttacaatacaaacaCATCATAACGTtaacatacaacatacaacacatagaacattattgagagacaggctcactgttccttagGATGTGACAGGAGATATACtcggctgccagttcaactgaggtctcccagtaggattgagAGCTGTTCTAATTCTGGCAGGTGCGGGAATTCTGGAATTAGGTTTGTCAATTTACGGAGGAATTGTTGTCTAAACCAAGAGTATTTTCCACAGTGCAGCACaaagtgtgtctctgtctctgtttctccccATTGGcggtgggagcacagcctgtcctctctgggcagccagctctgcctgtgtccagtttccgTGTCCAgcctgtggtcactgagcctgtatttcatcagggtctgtttcCATTTGGTCAGATAtttggctagtgtgtattgtctgtttagggttctgtagcattccagtttatgttgtgcttgtgtgtgtgtgtcccagtgtgtgaaatattgctgtttgatctgtgctgtgacgTGGTTGAGTCTGAGtcgtggtgctctagcagtgctgtcctgaggctggttgtgaGTTGTGTGTATTGTGCTGTGACGTGGTTGAGTCTGAGtcgtggtgctctagcagtgctgtcctgaggctggctggtgtcggtgtggctcGGGCCAGTGAgtctcaggaccagctggctcagctcttggctcagcagggcctcGAGGTGGTAGAAGTCTTGGTCGCTGCTTCTCTGTCTCTTTCCCTGTCCCCCACGTCCTCTCCCCCTGGCCCCTCCCTCCTGCCGCAGTGCAGCCTGAGCATGCGCCGCAGCCTCCCCCGCAGCTTGCTGTGCCCCAGGGCCACCACCAGGGGGCTGAAGCCCACGAAGACGGAGGCCGCGAAGTGCGAAACGGTGAGCAGGGTCTCGGCCTGGCGCCCACggttgtagttgtagtgggtCACGGCGGTGACCTGCAGCCCCCAGCAGGTGACGAACAGCGTTACCAGCACCAGGATGACGTGGCTGGCCCTGCGCTCCGAGGCCATGTGGCCCTGCAGCTCCACGTTGGCCCCGGCCACCGTGTGGATGTGGCGCCGCAGCACACAGAGCGACGCCAGGTTGGTGCCCACCATGAGCACCAGGGGCACCAGCTCGTTCACCACCAGCGAGGCGGTGGCGAAGGCGATGCCCTGGACCTCGGAGGGGAACTCCCAGACgcagcccagcagggggcgtgTGGTGCAGCTGATCACCATGAGCTCCACAGTGGTGTTGCCGCGCGAGTGGGTGGAGTACACGAGCGCCGGGAGGGAGTAGGCGAAGTTGAGCGCCCACACCAGCGCCAGGGCCACGCACACGCGCCGCAGCTCGGCCCGGTGCGCCTGCAGGCCGGACATGAAGGAGTGGCGCCGCAGCATGGCCCAGTGGAACAGGCTCAGCCCCAGCGTGGCCCAGCACCCCACGGCCCGCCACCACACCCACAGGAACATGAAGAGCCGGCACCAGCCCGGCGCCAGCGACACCTCCAGCCCCAGGTCCGAGACGAAGATGGGGACGGTGCGGAAGAAGGAGGTCAGCAGGTTGGCCAGCGACAGGTTGGCCAGGATCAGGTCGGAGGGAGGAATCCTGAGCAAGGAGCTCTGCAGGACCGACTGAACCACCTGGGGCAAGGCGGGGGGGAAGAAAGGAACAGCCgtcaggagacagagagaggaggagaggggagaggagacagagaggggagaggggagagagagaaggagagtggagcaggagagcgggggagagaggagcagggggagCGAAGTTAGAGACAAGTAGTATAAAAACACACCGAGGCATTGAAGAGCTGGCACAAAGACTGCACACAAAGGGTACAGCACAAACAGGGAACGGCACAGTACAAATAGGTAGTGCACTATGAAAATGGTGAAGGTGCAGAAACAGTAGCATGATGAAGTCAAGGTTAGGGAAACAGAGTGAAATGCCTTCTCACCGCACAGATGACCAGTACGTTCCCCACAATGCCCGACAGGACCAGCACCCCGAACAGGATGGCATCGACCGGCAGGACCTGTGCCATCCTGGGGCCTCTGGCACAGCGGCGGAGGGCTGTCCCTACACTCCCAGAGCTTCACTCAGCCGTGAGCCGGGACAACAGCCGCTGGAGAGAACAGCCCAGCCCGGGTTTCTGGGTCCGGTCCAGCCCGGGCAGTGGATCCCGTCTGCGTTCAGAGGCTCCTGCACGCGTGCCTGTCCCCTGCCAGGCTGCCTGTGTCACTACAGTGCTCTGGCTCTGTGTGTCTGACTGAACTGCCCCTCACTGCTGATATGTCACCTCCTTATGCCCCATTTCATCCCCACATCAGTTCCCCGGCAACCAGCTCATTGCTCTCTCACCTGGGCAGGCACAGGGACACCCACCTGCGGGGCACTGCTCCCATGGCAACGTCCTGCCATCAGAGTGAGTCCAACAACGTGCCCGCCAGGATCCAGCACAGGGTACAGCACTGGACACTACAACTCCTCCCAGATCCTGGTCCCAGAGGGCCAGCGTATCTGCAGGTTTACTGGAAAGTAGATCATTACTGGGCCAAACTGGGACAccagcagacacacaggcaggacGAGCTGCTGTGCCTGTGATTGTACAACGATCTACAGCAGCAGTTCCCAAGCCTGATCATGGAGTAACAGAAAGAGCCTTATTTGTAAACCTGTTTCAGCTCTTTCAGAAGTTTCAGATTTTCAGAACAACCCTTCTCCAGATGTGCTGCCTGAAGTGTACTCCCCTGGACCCTTGCAGAAAGAAAGAAGGGTGTGTCTGATAGAGTGTTattcccacctgtgtctgttctTCTTCAACAGATCAGCTACTGAGAGCTCCCACCAGACACAGCGCCCAGCCAGCAGTCTGAGGAGAGGCTGTGCACTATTCTGCATGCTTCAGACCAAGCGAAGAAGGTAAACACAGGACTAAACCAGCGGGCAGATCAGTTCAGCCCTGGAGATGCAGAGCCCAGCTGGAATAAACCCAGCACAGTGTCCTCCAGGATTGGGGATATCTGAACATCACTGACATTCACTCCTGCTCCTGGGGCGTGGCTGTTCCCCAGGTTTTCACTCCAGCCTGGACTCAGTGGGTCTGTCTTCCCATTGTCGCATCCTGTGCACCAGGAGTGTTGGGGATGTCTCTCACATACACAGTGTTGCGTCCTGCGCTCGGGCACGTTTCCCACTGACACTGAGGTTTGAAGAGCCGGTGTCTGTCAGAGACAGGTCTGCAGGTCGAAGTGtctcaggaggagctggagaggaTCCTTCCGTAGGCAGGGAGGAGAGCTGTGCGCCAACCGGGGGCCAGACGTGGACCTACAGCAAGTAGCTCCCTAGTCTTGAAGCCGTGACAACGCCAACAATCAAGGgtcttactgtatgtgaaaattgCACAATGCACAAGTAATGGTCCCATTTAGATTATTTTGTAgaattttggtcaccatgttaaacaaaagttattgctgctctggcATCCATCCAGATGGGGCTGAGGGGATCGTCCTACACTGATGGGCAGCAGGCACTGAGCCTTTTCCTCCGCAGAGGAGGAGACCTGACACTGGTGTCAGACTCCCATTCCACCCGGCAGGCTTCTCCAGAACGAGCAGTTAAACTACAGGGGAGAGAAAAGTAGGAATCCTTTACCCtaagggtggtgggggtctggaacaagctgcccaataccctggcttctttcggGAACAGCTGGATGTGATCCAGGGGTCAATAAGCTTCTCAACAGCAAATGGATAAGACAGGCCAAATGGCTCCTTTCATTCGGAATGGTTCTTGTGATTTTCTCCTTTCACTAAAGGACTGTAATTTATGTaattatcattttgtttttgtaaatgttatGTCAGTCTTGGATGAAAAAAGCTCTGTCCCGACGACAGTTCTTGTTGCTGTGCGTGGAGTCCCAGGTTGTGCCTGCCAGCCTCATTATCGCAACTAACCGGCCAGATAATTAACTCGATCGATGAGGAGATACCTTCCTGCCATGCCTCTGCGCAGCCCCTCTCCAGAGCCTCATTACACAGAAGTCCTCAGTCAGCCCTTTACCCTCGTTAGAGAGCTCCCAATAATTAATTATCTGGCTAATCAGCAGCTTGTGTAACCTGGCTGTGTCCTCATAGTCCAGGAACTCTgcctgaactgaactgaactccAAAACTGTCCTCTCACTGTTGCAGTTTCCCAGCTCAGCTCTTAATTCATTCATTACCACTTCTGTGCCCTCCTTTCAGCCGAGAGCAGGAACTGCTGTCTGCACTCAGGTCTGATTTTCGGTGTAGGAAATAGTTCAGCCAGAGTTCAGCCAGCAGAGCTCTGCCGGATGGAAACTGGGACTCACATGAGCGGCGGGGTCAGGCCTGTGAGGAGACAACGAATATCACTGTTCGGGAGTATTTACAGTGTTACTaacatgaaaatataaatgaatattatatttaaatgaaatatagTCTTTGCAGTTGTTGCTACTGAATGTAGTAATAGTTACGGAGGTTTTCCACATCTTCCTGTCATTCTGTTTCAGTATAAACGGCACATTAGTTACACACCCCGTTACTCATGTTTCGCTGCAGAACTTTCTTTGATCACGGCCGTACGGCGTGTGAGGGGCGGGGTCAGTCGAGCGTCTGTCCAATCGCCAGTGCCACATGGGCTGTCAGTCACTGCGAGCGATGGGCCTGGTAGCCAATGGTGAGGCTGAGAAGGAGGGGAGAGGGGCGGGCTCTCGAGTCCACGGCGGCTCCAGTCCAAAGCGGTATTGAGTTTCTTTTAAAGGCACAGACGCGTCCTTGTGgagtgtaaaaataaaagcgaTGGCAGCGGTTGTTCTCCCACTCAGCCCAGAGTCCGAATGTCCCAGGACACCAGTAAAAACCAGCAAAGTGCGACCCGCTCGCGGGCAGCGGGATAGCCGTGAGGCGGTTTCCTGCCCCTCGCGCACAGAGCTTCCTGTGCCCTCGAGGCTCTCAGACACGCCTCCTGCCCGAACTTCACAACAACCGGACCCCCGAGCCCCGGTACCGGTCCTGATCGCCCAGCGAGGAGCCGAGCCCCGGCACCGGTCCTGAACGCCTAACGGGGATCCGAGCCCCGGCACCGGTCCTGAACGCAGAAGGGAAAGTACAGGGGTTCGGCTGGACGCTGCTTAGCCGAGTAGTGTAAATTCAGATTATCGACAGTGCGACGAAGGGGTGAAGAGTTTACGGACTGGTAACGCCCGTGTCTGTGTCCGTCTGTCCTGCT from Lepisosteus oculatus isolate fLepOcu1 chromosome 25, fLepOcu1.hap2, whole genome shotgun sequence encodes:
- the ora4 gene encoding olfactory receptor class A-like protein 4, with amino-acid sequence MAQVLPVDAILFGVLVLSGIVGNVLVICAVVQSVLQSSLLRIPPSDLILANLSLANLLTSFFRTVPIFVSDLGLEVSLAPGWCRLFMFLWVWWRAVGCWATLGLSLFHWAMLRRHSFMSGLQAHRAELRRVCVALALVWALNFAYSLPALVYSTHSRGNTTVELMVISCTTRPLLGCVWEFPSEVQGIAFATASLVVNELVPLVLMVGTNLASLCVLRRHIHTVAGANVELQGHMASERRASHVILVLVTLFVTCWGLQVTAVTHYNYNRGRQAETLLTVSHFAASVFVGFSPLVVALGHSKLRGRLRRMLRLHCGRREGPGGEDVGDRERDREAATKTSTTSRPC